In Vicia villosa cultivar HV-30 ecotype Madison, WI unplaced genomic scaffold, Vvil1.0 ctg.001104F_1_1, whole genome shotgun sequence, a single genomic region encodes these proteins:
- the LOC131633289 gene encoding laccase-4-like: MEPHFLAIFMIALSFPHFVQSSVRHYNFSVVLKNETKLCSTKSFVTVNGKFPGPTLYAREDDTLIVKVTNHVKHEVTIHWHGIKQLWTCWSDGPAYVTQCPIKTGQSFVYNFTLTGQRGTLLWHAHITWLRATVHGAIVILPKRGIPYPFPKPDKEKIIILGEWWKSDVEAVVNQATNSGLPPNISDAHTINGYPGPAPGCISQGYTLHVESGKTYLLRIINAALNDELFFKIADHKLTVVEADASYLKPFETDTIFLSPGQTTNVLLTANKLFGKYLIATTPFMDAPIGFDNLSSTATLHYKGTPPYTKTILTNIPPLNATPITKTFTDSLRSINSNTYPTKVSSTIDHSLLFAITVGLNPCDKCTNGNKLVSAINNITFLMPTISLLQAHYYNIKGVFTDDFPANPPMVFDYTGTNQPDNLHTENGTRVYRLNFNSSVEVVLQGTAMMAPENHPFHLHGYNFFVVGQGLGNFDPDKDPLGFNLVDPVERNTLSVPNNGWVAIRFRADNPGVWFLHCHLEVHTTWGLKMAFIVDNGRGFNESILPPPKDLPKC, translated from the exons ATGGAGCCACACTTTCTAGCGATTTTTATGATAGCTCTTTCATTTCCACACTTTGTTCAATCCTCGGTGCGTCATTACAATTTTAGT GTGGTATTGAAGAATGAAACAAAGCTTTGTTCAACAAAATCTTTTGTCACGGTAAATGGAAAATTCCCAGGGCCAACTTTGTATGCAAGAGAGGATGACACTCTAATAGTAAAGGTCACTAACCATGTTAAACATGAAGTTACAATCCATTG GCATGGAATCAAACAGCTTTGGACTTGTTGGTCTGATGGGCCAGCATATGTCACACAATGCCCTATTAAGACAGGACAAAGCTTTGTCTACAACTTTACCCTCACAGGTCAAAGAGGCACACTTCTATGGCATGCACATATCACTTGGCTAAGGGCCACAGTGCATGGTGCTATTGTCATTTTGCCTAAAAGAGGCATTCCTTATCCATTTCCTAAACCTGACAAAGAAAAGATAATCATTCTAG GTGAATGGTGGAAATCAGATGTTGAAGCAGTGGTTAATCAGGCCACAAATTCTGGTCTGCCACCAAATATTTCAGATGCTCATACCATCAACGGTTATCCAGGACCGGCTCCCGGTTGCATTTCCCAGG GTTACACTCTACACGTTGAAAGCGGCAAGACCTATCTCCTACGCATCATAAACGCAGCTTTGAACGACGAACTATTCTTCAAAATCGCAGACCATAAACTAACAGTTGTTGAAGCAGATGCATCATATCTCAAACCTTTCGAAACAGACACAATATTTCTAAGTCCAGGTCAAACCACAAACGTTCTTCTAACCGCTAACAAACTTTTCGGCAAATACTTAATAGCAACAACTCCTTTCATGGACGCACCAATCGGCTTTGACAATCTTTCTTCAACTGCTACACTTCACTACAAAGGAACACCGCCTTATACCAAAACAATCTTAACAAACATTCCTCCCCTTAATGCAACTCCAATAACAAAAACCTTCACAGATTCTCTCAGAAGCATTAACTCAAACACCTACCCTACAAAAGTTTCATCAACCATTGATCACTCCCTTCTATTTGCTATAACAGTTGGGCTTAACCCATGTGATAAATGCACCAATGGCAACAAGCTTGTATCTGCTATTAACAACATTACATTTCTCATGCCTACTATATCACTTCTTCAAGCACATTACTACAATATCAAAGGAGTTTTCACAGACGATTTTCCTGCGAATCCGCCTATGGTTTTCGATTACACCGGAACAAATCAACCTGATAATCTTCATACCGAGAACGGTACAAGAGTTTACAGACTGAATTTCAATTCAAGTGTTGAAGTTGTTCTTCAAGGCACTGCAATGATGGCACCGGAAAATCATCCGTTTCATTTGCATGGCTATAATTTCTTTGTTGTTGGACAAGGTTTAGGAAATTTTGACCCTGATAAGGATCCTCTAGGGTTTAATCTTGTTGATCCAGTTGAAAGAAACACATTGTCAGTGCCAAATAATGGTTGGGTTGCAATCAGATTCAGAGCAGATAATCCAG GTGTTTGGTTTCTGCATTGCCATTTAGAAGTGCATACAACATGGGGACTTAAGATGGCATTTATAGTAGACAATGGGAGAGGTTTCAATGAGTCTATACTTCCACCACCAAAAGATCTTCCAAAGTGCTAG
- the LOC131633301 gene encoding uncharacterized protein LOC131633301, with protein MTFCVTFTLTLIHISQAIKIGNGKWHGSISGIICAPIDKVWTIVSQTKNLPQWMPMVERCTTLAGDEDEPGYVRLVSGFMFPQQDGERSWIKERLVSKDSSSHSYVYRMEASNVGLDGSVNTLKLVDYGDESTLIQWSFEINPLEDVSENNLVDYLGFLYKSCINKIEGAVEAASRNVLPS; from the exons ATgactttttgtgtgacttt TACTTTAACATTAATTCATATCTCGCAGGCTATTAAAATAGGAAATGGAAAATGGCATGGTTCAATTAGTGGCATAATTTGTGCACCAATTGACAAAGTTTGGACCATAGTTTCTCAAACTAAGAACCTTCCACAATGGATGCCAATGGTGGAAAGATGCACTACCTTAGCTGGAGATGAAGACGAACCAGGCTATGTTAGGTTAGTTTCCGGTTTCATGTTTCCTCAACAAGATGGAGAAAGGTCATGGATCAAAGAGAGGTTGGTGTCAAAGGACTCTTCATCACATAGCTATGTTTATAGAATGGAAGCAAGTAATGTTGGTTTGGATGGATCTGTAAACACACTAAAACTAGTTGATTATGGAGATGAATCAACTCTTATTCAATGGTCGTTCGAGATTAATCCTCTAGAAGATGTATCTGAGAATAATTTAGTGGATTATCTAGGATTTCTCTATAAATCTTGCATTAATAAAATTGAAGGTGCTGTAGAAGCTGCATCAAGAAATGTTCTACCATCATAG
- the LOC131633282 gene encoding transcription factor DIVARICATA-like, with protein sequence MDLETLYSPYFMMDPSWFVEESHNTEWSREDNKKFESALAIYDNDTPDRWFKIAEMIPGKTVFDVIKQYRELEEDVSEIEAGNVPIPGYLASSFTFEVVENQNYDGNRRRHGSVRGSDHERKKGVPWTEEEHRRFLMGLLKYGKGDWRNISRNFVVTKTPTQVASHAQKYYIRQKVSSGGKDKRRPSIHDITTLSLTETSSASSDKNKQKMCWSSNSHYNDGSLQGQDLYDCSFHESYAKMKIPGFATASRDFNKGAVFGIHAL encoded by the exons ATGGATTTGGAAACCCTTTATTCTCCTTATTTTATGATGGATCCAAGTTGGTTTGTTGAAGAGAGTCATAACACAGAATGGAGTAGAGAAGATAACAAGAAATTTGAAAGTGCTCTTGCTATATATGATAATGATACACCAGATAGATGGTTCAAGATTGCTGAGATGATTCCTGGTAAGACTGTTTTTGATGTGATTAAACAGTATAGGGAATTGGAAGAAGATGTGAGTGAAATCGAAGCTGGTAATGTTCCGATTCCGGGCTATCTTGCCTCTTCTTTCACTTTTGAAGTTGTGGAAAATCAAAACTATGATGGAAATAGAAGAAGACATGGAAGTGTTAGAGGTTCTGATCATGAGAGGAAGAAAGGGGTTCCTTGGACCGAAGAAGAACACAG ACGTTTTCTGATGGGACTTCTAAAGTACGGAAAAGGCGATTGGAGAAACATCTCTCGCAATTTCGTCGTGACAAAGACTCCGACGCAAGTAGCAAGTCATGCACAAAAGTACTACATAAGGCAAAAGGTTTCTTCTGGAGGAAAAGATAAAAGAAGACCAAGCATTCATGATATAACAACTCTTAGTCTCACAGAAACTTCTTCTGCATCATCAGATAAGAACAAACAAAAAATGTGCTGGAGTAGTAATAGTCACTACAATGATGGATCACTTCAAGGGCAAGATCTATATGATTGCTCTTTTCATGAATCTTATGCTAAGATGAAAATCCCCGGTTTCGCGACGGCTTCTAGAGACTTCAACAAAGGAGCTGTTTTTGGTATTCATGCACTTTAA